Proteins found in one Brevibacillus brevis genomic segment:
- a CDS encoding sigma-70 family RNA polymerase sigma factor → MSEHAVFVKQRLGKKKEQYSLYNMENIRRCKEDSEFLGDVILANEELIWHSVHKYIGKPETLVKQYCLEKADILQLGRMGIIKAIKAFDIARGVKFSSFAVITIVREINCFLRDSGNIVRPTRTATTILQHISKIEADLGYLPTIEELSVLLGENVEQIKKALDVGRPVKYLQEPYLKSSASSHEAATAMDVLKDEGRDVEEYVLDKLFVTALLAQLQNQISSKEWQVLQLRMAGYNQTQTADFLNVSQMCVSRTMKKIQNISKNKLS, encoded by the coding sequence ATGAGTGAGCATGCTGTGTTCGTAAAACAGAGATTGGGCAAGAAAAAAGAACAATACTCCTTGTATAACATGGAGAATATTCGCCGCTGCAAGGAAGACAGTGAGTTTCTTGGTGACGTTATACTCGCAAATGAAGAGCTCATTTGGCATTCTGTGCACAAATATATCGGAAAGCCTGAGACATTAGTGAAGCAATATTGCTTGGAAAAAGCGGATATCTTGCAATTGGGGAGAATGGGAATTATCAAGGCAATCAAAGCCTTTGATATCGCAAGAGGCGTGAAGTTTTCGTCCTTTGCAGTCATAACGATTGTGAGGGAGATCAACTGCTTTTTGCGAGATAGCGGAAATATTGTACGGCCGACTAGAACGGCAACAACGATTCTCCAGCACATCAGTAAAATAGAAGCAGACCTGGGATATCTCCCTACCATAGAGGAATTGTCCGTACTGTTGGGTGAAAATGTGGAGCAGATCAAAAAAGCGCTGGATGTCGGGAGACCTGTCAAGTATTTACAAGAGCCATACTTGAAGTCATCCGCTTCGAGCCATGAAGCTGCCACCGCTATGGACGTCTTGAAGGACGAAGGAAGAGACGTGGAAGAGTACGTGCTGGACAAGCTATTTGTTACCGCTTTGCTTGCGCAACTGCAAAATCAAATCTCATCAAAAGAGTGGCAAGTCCTGCAACTAAGGATGGCAGGCTACAATCAGACGCAAACAGCAGATTTTTTAAATGTATCCCAAATGTGTGTATCAAGAACTATGAAAAAAATACAGAATATTTCGAAAAATAAACTTTCCTAA
- a CDS encoding spore germination protein: MIDTEKNSALFHCSLDENLEKVKKELGNSTDLVTRQVRLKAIDQVVVGILYTEGLVDKNMISSFMESLMLHAKKMDIPAETECKERSLILMKDFLLTIGGVEEVYDFDHLYDAILTGDTVILVDGYSYGFIANTKQWEDRGVQETSVQTVVRGSREAFSENLRTNTALVRRRINNRNLWLETMQIGDMTQTKVAMMYIKGVVQDSVVAEVKERLGKIEIDGILESGNIEEMIQDHTFTPFPTIYNTERPDSVAAGLLEGRVAILVDGTPMVLLVPAVFVQFFQSPEDYYMRADFGILRILRFISFFIALLGPSIYVAITTFHQEMLQTNLLMSIAAQREGVPFPAAVEALLMEFTFEMLREAGVRMPRAVGSAISIVGALVLGEAAVQAGLVSPATVIVVSITAITSFVFPSFSMSIPIRLLRFGLIALAASFGFIGIFVGMIALCIHLSTLRSFGVPYMAPLAPVNLADQKDTLLRIPIWMMHTRPHFLRQKNSVRERKSKI, translated from the coding sequence ATGATTGATACAGAAAAAAATTCTGCGCTTTTTCATTGCTCGTTGGACGAAAATCTGGAAAAGGTGAAGAAAGAGCTGGGCAACAGCACGGATCTTGTGACGCGGCAAGTGCGTCTGAAAGCAATCGATCAGGTTGTGGTAGGGATTTTGTACACCGAGGGTCTGGTCGATAAAAATATGATTAGCAGCTTCATGGAATCTCTTATGCTCCATGCAAAAAAGATGGACATCCCTGCGGAAACCGAGTGCAAAGAAAGATCATTAATACTAATGAAGGATTTCCTGCTGACGATCGGTGGAGTGGAAGAGGTCTATGACTTTGACCACTTGTATGATGCGATATTGACGGGGGATACCGTTATTTTGGTAGATGGATATTCCTACGGCTTTATCGCAAATACGAAGCAGTGGGAAGACCGTGGTGTTCAGGAGACTTCCGTGCAAACGGTGGTTCGGGGTTCCAGAGAAGCGTTTTCGGAAAACCTCCGAACCAATACAGCTTTGGTGCGCAGGCGGATCAATAATCGCAATCTTTGGTTGGAGACCATGCAGATTGGGGACATGACACAGACCAAAGTCGCCATGATGTATATAAAAGGAGTCGTGCAGGACAGCGTAGTGGCAGAAGTGAAAGAGCGGTTGGGGAAGATCGAGATCGACGGTATTTTGGAGAGCGGGAACATTGAAGAAATGATTCAGGATCATACCTTTACTCCGTTCCCGACCATCTACAATACAGAGCGTCCAGACTCGGTGGCAGCCGGGCTGCTGGAAGGCCGCGTTGCCATTTTGGTGGACGGTACACCGATGGTTTTGTTGGTACCAGCTGTCTTTGTCCAATTCTTCCAGTCTCCAGAGGACTATTACATGCGTGCAGATTTTGGGATCCTGCGCATTTTGCGGTTTATTTCTTTCTTTATCGCTTTGCTTGGTCCATCCATTTATGTTGCGATTACCACCTTTCATCAGGAAATGCTGCAAACCAACCTGCTCATGAGTATAGCAGCCCAGCGTGAAGGCGTACCATTCCCTGCTGCAGTCGAGGCGCTGTTGATGGAGTTTACCTTTGAAATGTTGCGAGAGGCAGGAGTGCGCATGCCGAGGGCGGTTGGATCAGCAATATCCATCGTGGGAGCACTGGTGCTGGGGGAAGCGGCTGTGCAGGCAGGACTGGTTTCACCCGCTACGGTCATCGTCGTTTCCATTACGGCAATCACCAGCTTTGTCTTCCCTTCCTTTTCCATGTCCATTCCGATTCGACTGTTGCGGTTTGGTTTGATAGCACTTGCCGCCAGCTTTGGTTTTATCGGCATATTTGTGGGGATGATCGCCTTGTGCATTCACCTAAGCACTTTGCGCTCGTTTGGTGTCCCGTATATGGCTCCGCTGGCCCCCGTGAATCTGGCCGATCAAAAGGATACGCTGCTTCGGATTCCGATCTGGATGATGCATACGCGTCCTCATTTTTTGCGCCAGAAAAACAGCGTCAGAGAACGAAAAAGTAAAATATAG
- a CDS encoding aldo/keto reductase, with amino-acid sequence MKYYRLGDSGLKVSALGLGTNSFGGRADEQTSVSIIHTAIENGITFIDTANIYTQTESERVIGLALEGKRHEVVLATKAGLVKGEGPNQRGSSRYHLMLELENSLKRLRTDYVDLYQIHTFDPETPLEETLRALDDMVRSGKVRYIGASNYAAWELMKAIGISQREGLNRYVSTQVSYSLADRTPERELVPLCLDQGVGIIPYFPLAGGILTGKYTSAEQAPAGSRADKEPRFVRLLSEDKLEFGRKISQVAAELGVSSSVLSLAWLMHKPAVSSVIVGATNAGQLSDNLQSAALTLDEATLAELDRLSDTYRYGEPFAVYRLP; translated from the coding sequence ATGAAATACTACCGACTCGGTGACAGTGGATTGAAGGTATCGGCATTGGGATTAGGTACGAACTCATTCGGAGGGCGTGCGGATGAGCAAACGTCTGTAAGCATCATTCATACCGCAATCGAAAACGGGATTACCTTTATTGATACGGCAAATATTTACACACAAACAGAATCGGAGCGAGTCATCGGGCTTGCGTTAGAAGGGAAGCGGCACGAGGTCGTTTTGGCGACGAAGGCTGGTTTGGTAAAAGGCGAAGGACCGAATCAGAGAGGTTCATCACGCTATCACCTAATGCTGGAACTGGAGAACAGCTTGAAGCGTTTGCGCACCGATTATGTGGACTTATATCAAATTCATACGTTTGATCCAGAGACACCTTTGGAAGAAACACTCCGCGCACTAGATGACATGGTTCGATCAGGGAAAGTGCGTTACATCGGGGCCTCCAACTATGCAGCATGGGAATTGATGAAGGCAATTGGCATCAGTCAGCGGGAAGGGCTGAATCGATACGTATCAACGCAGGTCAGCTACTCGTTGGCAGATCGGACACCGGAGCGTGAACTCGTACCGCTTTGTCTTGACCAGGGGGTGGGGATCATTCCGTACTTCCCGCTTGCTGGCGGAATTTTGACAGGCAAATATACCTCGGCAGAACAGGCCCCCGCTGGTTCGCGGGCGGACAAGGAGCCGCGCTTCGTCCGGTTGTTAAGTGAGGACAAGCTGGAGTTTGGACGCAAAATCAGTCAGGTCGCGGCGGAGCTCGGTGTATCCTCCAGTGTGCTGTCTTTGGCTTGGCTCATGCACAAGCCGGCTGTCTCTTCGGTGATCGTGGGGGCGACCAATGCAGGGCAGCTTTCGGATAATTTGCAAAGTGCAGCGTTGACACTGGATGAAGCGACCTTGGCAGAGCTGGACCGATTGAGTGACACGTATCGATACGGGGAACCATTTGCCGTATATCGTTTGCCGTAA
- a CDS encoding DUF3048 domain-containing protein, with the protein MKRTVKSSLMVLAFMLLTTACGQKPVDTQPSPQIPDPIVQTPPETNQPIEYAYKAPMTGLGSHENLGSKRPIMVMINNAPPARPQTGINKADMIYEVLSEGEMTRFLAIFQSQKPEIIGPVRSIRPYFIQIGTGFDAVLVHAGGSPDALETLARKDLSHLDEIPNGQYFWREKFRKAPHNLYTKPELLEKAMQDKGMRQTAEVPHFTFLPENAEIKEGEPATQVDLTFHSLNKAAFTYDAEQKKYMRFTAGKPHLDLSDKKQLSTTNLLVISANHRVLDKEGRLSVDVIGPGDGYLFQQGKARKIKWKRSNGVIRAYEDAALTQEVPLLPGNTWVSILSNSPGLSKSLKFQ; encoded by the coding sequence ATGAAACGAACAGTCAAATCGTCTCTCATGGTACTAGCCTTCATGCTCTTAACGACGGCTTGCGGTCAAAAGCCAGTGGACACCCAGCCTAGTCCACAGATACCTGATCCGATTGTGCAAACGCCACCGGAAACGAATCAGCCCATCGAATATGCGTATAAGGCACCGATGACAGGACTTGGCAGTCACGAAAACCTGGGGAGCAAACGCCCGATCATGGTGATGATCAACAACGCTCCACCCGCACGTCCACAAACAGGCATCAACAAAGCAGACATGATTTATGAGGTATTGTCAGAAGGGGAAATGACCCGCTTTCTTGCGATATTCCAAAGCCAAAAACCGGAAATAATCGGACCTGTCCGTAGTATCCGCCCTTATTTTATCCAGATCGGGACTGGTTTTGATGCGGTCCTCGTTCACGCGGGAGGCAGTCCGGATGCGCTGGAAACCTTGGCGCGAAAAGACCTCAGTCATCTGGATGAAATCCCGAACGGTCAATACTTTTGGCGAGAAAAATTCCGGAAAGCGCCACATAACCTGTACACCAAGCCAGAGCTCCTGGAAAAAGCGATGCAGGATAAAGGGATGCGTCAAACGGCAGAGGTACCTCACTTCACGTTCTTGCCGGAGAATGCCGAGATCAAGGAAGGCGAGCCTGCTACACAGGTGGATCTGACCTTCCACTCATTGAATAAAGCTGCTTTTACATATGATGCCGAGCAAAAGAAATACATGCGCTTCACGGCAGGCAAGCCGCATTTGGACTTGAGCGACAAGAAACAGTTGTCCACGACCAATCTGTTGGTCATCTCAGCCAACCACCGCGTGCTGGATAAAGAAGGGCGTCTTTCAGTCGATGTAATCGGTCCGGGGGACGGTTATTTGTTCCAGCAAGGAAAAGCGCGCAAGATCAAATGGAAGCGAAGCAATGGAGTCATCCGTGCCTATGAGGATGCGGCTTTGACGCAAGAAGTACCGCTTTTGCCCGGGAATACTTGGGTGTCCATATTGTCGAACTCACCGGGTCTGTCGAAGTCCCTCAAGTTCCAGTAA
- a CDS encoding sensor histidine kinase, with protein MSKFRLKNLPISRQILILFMILTSVLGVGLGIGYPMAVKQYLVSNTYSLLEEEFYTLSQHISFNEHNELLPVPAAAPYFLQLLLQRYEYSFDMIVYAENGRELGSRSNGRIPYEDARELFQQAASYPSNKLQHGSLDRGAENYLFVSKKMDYHGFPYYMVLFSKEQELNQINSILTRQFLLVFGLLLLVSWLLAVWFSGYLSRPLRTLEELCKKIARRQFDIPLAMDRGDEIGQLARSFDMMKNQLKEYDESQQHFVQNISHELKTPIMAIQGYTQGLIEGVFQGPQAEKGLSIIMEESKRLEKVVGQLLYITKIESVSQMMQVDRVDLSEMMHLLKQRLSVLNPQIEWELNLADDLIVEGDGEQLSTALVNIMENQLRYAKSRLTITGRHAGKSVVVTISNDGPPIEEALLPNLFQRFRKGKSGKHGLGLAIARAVLEAHKGTIDARNDPDGPCFTMIVPVEFKGRLN; from the coding sequence ATGAGCAAATTCCGGCTAAAAAACCTGCCGATTTCCAGGCAAATCCTTATTTTGTTCATGATCCTGACAAGCGTCCTCGGGGTTGGCCTTGGCATCGGGTATCCGATGGCTGTCAAACAGTATCTGGTGTCCAACACTTACTCGCTCCTGGAAGAAGAGTTTTACACCTTATCGCAGCATATCTCCTTCAATGAACATAATGAGCTGCTGCCTGTTCCGGCTGCGGCCCCTTACTTTTTACAGCTCTTGCTCCAGCGCTATGAGTACTCCTTTGATATGATCGTCTATGCTGAGAACGGACGAGAGCTGGGCAGCCGAAGCAATGGCCGCATTCCGTATGAGGATGCTAGGGAGTTGTTCCAGCAAGCCGCCTCGTACCCAAGCAACAAGCTCCAGCATGGTTCGCTGGACCGTGGAGCCGAGAACTATTTGTTTGTCAGCAAAAAAATGGATTACCACGGCTTCCCCTACTACATGGTGCTCTTCTCCAAGGAGCAGGAGCTCAACCAGATAAATTCGATTTTGACTCGTCAGTTTTTGCTGGTGTTTGGTCTGCTGCTGCTCGTAAGCTGGCTTTTGGCCGTGTGGTTTAGCGGGTATTTGAGCAGACCGCTCCGCACACTGGAGGAGCTGTGCAAAAAGATTGCTCGTCGGCAGTTTGATATCCCGCTTGCGATGGATCGCGGGGACGAGATCGGACAGCTCGCCCGCTCATTCGATATGATGAAAAACCAACTGAAGGAATACGACGAGTCGCAGCAGCATTTTGTCCAAAATATTTCCCATGAGCTCAAAACACCGATCATGGCGATTCAAGGATACACGCAAGGACTCATCGAAGGCGTCTTTCAAGGCCCGCAGGCTGAAAAAGGGCTTTCCATCATCATGGAGGAGAGCAAGCGCCTCGAAAAGGTTGTCGGTCAGCTCTTGTATATCACGAAGATCGAGTCTGTCTCTCAAATGATGCAAGTCGACCGGGTCGACCTGTCAGAGATGATGCACCTGTTGAAGCAACGGCTCTCTGTGCTCAATCCACAAATCGAGTGGGAGTTAAATCTGGCAGACGACTTGATCGTGGAGGGAGACGGCGAGCAATTGAGCACTGCGTTAGTCAATATCATGGAAAATCAACTGCGCTACGCCAAAAGTCGACTAACCATCACAGGGAGACATGCAGGAAAAAGCGTCGTCGTCACGATTTCCAATGATGGCCCCCCCATTGAGGAGGCGCTGCTGCCGAATTTGTTCCAGCGTTTCCGCAAAGGAAAGTCGGGCAAGCATGGGCTTGGACTCGCGATTGCCCGTGCGGTATTGGAAGCACATAAAGGGACGATTGATGCCCGCAACGATCCAGATGGGCCTTGCTTTACGATGATCGTACCTGTTGAGTTTAAAGGCAGATTGAATTGA
- a CDS encoding Ger(x)C family spore germination protein, which produces MKRKGVFLLALTLLVLLTGCWNRRELNDLAIVMGTGIDKIDGEYVISAQIVNPGGVASKEGGGMNQSSVATYSMRASSIFEGIRKMTTVTPRRLYFSHIQVLVLGEQIAKEGAKEVLDLLFRDHEVRPDFYVILAKDATALQILSMIDPLEKIPATKLYKSLETAESAWGSIVSIQLDEFIADLLRDGIEPVLVGVNLKGKVHMGTSGANSQKESQSSLLRYHEIGVFKGDKLRGWFNEEESIGFSYITDRVDSTVEEIPCDKNNKIVIEIIRSKTTVSGKVEKGKPQVEVSISAEGNVGEVACSNDLSDPKTIYKLEADVEKQIRDKTLRAIHKAQKQYRSDVFGFGQSIYQNDPKGWEKVKEDWDSQFANLKVKIKTDVKIRRSGKVGNSFIPFMKKE; this is translated from the coding sequence ATGAAACGAAAAGGGGTGTTCCTCCTGGCTCTGACTCTTCTCGTTTTATTGACAGGCTGCTGGAACCGCAGAGAATTAAATGATTTGGCAATCGTCATGGGAACTGGTATCGACAAGATTGACGGAGAGTACGTGATTTCCGCTCAAATCGTCAATCCGGGAGGGGTAGCGTCAAAGGAGGGCGGGGGGATGAACCAATCATCTGTTGCGACTTACAGCATGCGGGCATCTAGCATTTTTGAGGGAATCCGGAAAATGACAACGGTAACCCCGAGAAGGCTTTACTTTTCCCATATCCAAGTGCTGGTTTTGGGGGAGCAGATAGCAAAAGAAGGGGCAAAGGAAGTGCTGGATTTGTTGTTTCGCGATCATGAGGTCCGGCCTGATTTTTATGTCATTTTGGCCAAGGACGCGACAGCCCTGCAAATTCTCAGCATGATCGATCCACTGGAAAAAATCCCGGCGACGAAGCTCTATAAAAGCTTGGAAACAGCAGAGAGTGCCTGGGGATCGATTGTCTCCATTCAATTGGATGAATTTATTGCGGATTTGCTACGGGACGGGATCGAGCCAGTGTTGGTAGGCGTTAATTTGAAAGGGAAGGTACATATGGGGACTTCTGGGGCCAATTCCCAAAAGGAAAGCCAGTCATCGCTGTTGAGGTATCACGAAATCGGTGTCTTCAAAGGAGACAAGCTGCGGGGTTGGTTTAACGAAGAGGAAAGCATCGGATTCAGCTACATCACAGACAGAGTGGACAGTACCGTAGAAGAAATTCCTTGTGATAAAAACAATAAAATTGTCATTGAGATCATCCGAAGCAAAACAACTGTCAGCGGCAAGGTGGAAAAAGGCAAACCACAGGTGGAAGTGAGTATTTCCGCAGAAGGCAATGTGGGCGAGGTAGCATGCAGCAACGATTTGTCCGATCCCAAAACCATCTACAAATTGGAAGCTGACGTAGAAAAGCAGATCAGAGACAAAACATTGCGCGCCATCCATAAAGCGCAAAAGCAATACAGATCAGATGTTTTTGGATTTGGGCAGTCGATCTACCAAAATGACCCCAAAGGGTGGGAAAAGGTGAAAGAGGATTGGGATTCTCAATTCGCCAACCTGAAAGTGAAGATCAAAACAGATGTGAAGATCAGGCGGTCAGGAAAAGTGGGCAATTCGTTTATTCCTTTCATGAAAAAGGAGTAG
- a CDS encoding GerAB/ArcD/ProY family transporter codes for MIDNGHISARQFMILVALFGIGDAILYVPSLTATAAKQDAWISALIGWGEGFLLTYLYVSLSMRYPNKSIYQYSEEILGKWMGKAVAVLFITYFFIDASLMLMEIGDFVTTQIMQETPIEIILVLFLGIIVMGVRSGPEAFSRVGELLFPYFLLLFFVLIAFISPQIKIENVKPVLAHGIAPVIGGNFRYMGYLLETVILIVMFPLVKRPARAAKAYILGILFANFCLTMITSVAILVLGADITVLLAYPSYTLAQKISIGNFLERIEVLMAVIWFITLFVKITVCYYATSCGIAYTVGLRDYRQLTLPLGMIMIVVALATMPNRAYFDTFVSEIWMPYSLTYGLFLPVLLLSVGALRKKPAC; via the coding sequence TTGATAGACAACGGTCATATTAGCGCAAGGCAATTCATGATACTCGTGGCGCTTTTCGGGATTGGTGATGCGATTTTGTACGTACCATCCCTTACTGCTACCGCTGCCAAACAAGATGCCTGGATCTCCGCCCTCATCGGGTGGGGGGAAGGCTTTCTTTTAACCTACTTGTATGTTTCGCTGAGTATGCGGTATCCGAACAAGTCGATCTATCAGTACAGCGAGGAAATATTGGGGAAGTGGATGGGGAAAGCGGTGGCTGTTTTGTTCATCACCTACTTCTTCATCGACGCTTCGCTCATGCTGATGGAGATTGGCGATTTTGTCACAACGCAGATTATGCAGGAGACCCCGATTGAAATTATTCTTGTCCTTTTTTTGGGGATCATCGTAATGGGAGTCCGCAGTGGGCCAGAAGCCTTTTCTAGGGTGGGTGAGCTGTTGTTTCCGTATTTTCTGTTGCTTTTTTTTGTCTTGATTGCATTTATCTCCCCCCAGATCAAAATTGAAAATGTGAAGCCTGTGCTTGCGCATGGAATCGCTCCTGTTATCGGGGGGAACTTCCGATACATGGGTTATTTGCTGGAAACGGTCATTCTGATTGTGATGTTTCCCTTGGTAAAACGGCCAGCGCGAGCGGCCAAAGCCTATATCTTAGGCATCCTTTTCGCAAATTTCTGCCTGACGATGATTACTTCTGTGGCAATCTTGGTTTTAGGCGCCGATATTACTGTGCTGCTCGCCTACCCAAGCTACACACTTGCGCAAAAAATCAGTATCGGTAATTTTTTGGAGCGAATAGAAGTGTTGATGGCCGTCATCTGGTTTATCACGCTCTTTGTCAAAATTACCGTTTGCTATTATGCGACAAGCTGTGGAATCGCGTATACAGTTGGGTTGCGAGATTACCGCCAATTGACACTGCCACTGGGGATGATCATGATTGTGGTAGCATTGGCGACGATGCCTAACCGCGCTTATTTTGATACTTTCGTTTCAGAAATTTGGATGCCGTATTCCTTGACGTACGGTTTGTTCTTGCCCGTTCTCTTGCTGAGTGTGGGGGCCCTAAGGAAAAAACCAGCCTGCTAG
- a CDS encoding response regulator transcription factor: MNTPYLVYLVDDETNLLELLQSYLQSAGLQVKAFSSGKDVLPLLDQETQPHLWILDIMMPDIDGYELLRLIREKSNVPIIFISARDQDVDKIIGLELGSDDYLAKPFLPRELVIRAKKLLQRTYEKPGAAASSTQTFQDWVTVDPYIISEKGRQVKEGDELIDLTTKEFELIIYLLHNQGLALNREQILTSIWGEDYIGSDRAVDDLVKRIRKKMPKFPLETVYGFGYRMTRI; this comes from the coding sequence ATGAATACCCCCTACCTCGTCTATCTGGTGGACGATGAAACGAACCTGTTGGAGCTCTTGCAGTCGTATTTGCAAAGTGCCGGATTGCAGGTGAAAGCGTTTTCTAGCGGCAAGGACGTCTTGCCGTTACTTGATCAAGAAACACAGCCACATTTGTGGATATTGGACATCATGATGCCCGACATCGACGGCTATGAGCTCTTGCGTCTTATCCGCGAAAAGTCGAATGTACCCATCATCTTCATCTCCGCTCGCGATCAGGATGTCGATAAAATCATCGGACTGGAACTAGGCAGCGACGACTACTTGGCGAAGCCATTTCTCCCTCGCGAACTGGTCATCCGCGCGAAAAAGCTGCTCCAGCGTACCTATGAGAAGCCTGGTGCCGCTGCTTCCTCTACCCAAACTTTCCAAGATTGGGTAACCGTCGATCCTTATATCATCTCAGAAAAAGGCAGACAAGTAAAAGAAGGCGACGAGCTCATTGATTTAACCACCAAAGAATTCGAGCTCATCATCTACCTATTGCACAATCAAGGTCTGGCCTTGAATCGTGAGCAGATTCTAACCTCCATCTGGGGGGAAGACTACATCGGCTCAGACAGGGCTGTCGATGACTTGGTGAAGCGCATCCGCAAGAAAATGCCCAAGTTTCCATTGGAGACGGTCTATGGCTTCGGCTACCGAATGACGCGTATATGA
- a CDS encoding IMP dehydrogenase, translating into MAFYYTEPSRTFNEFLLLPNLTTKECTPNNVDLSTPITKYKKGEKPAISLNIPFSSAVMQAVSDHHMAVALARCGGISFIFGSQSIESQATMVRKAKGYKAGFVVSRSNLTPSHTLKDILELKEATGHSTVAITEDGTAKGKLLGIVTGRDYRISRDSQDKLVSDIMTPFSKLIYGKSGITLSEANDLIWEHKLNCLPIVDENQNLDFLVFRKDYDSRKNNPLSLLDANKSYIVGAGINTKDYKERVPALVEAGVDILVIDSSDGFSEWQRETVQYVKENFNVPIGAGNVVDKEGFRYLVESGADFIKVGIGGGSICITREQKGIGRGQASSLIEVAAARDEYFKETGIYVPLCSDGGIVHDYHVTLALAMGADFVMLGRYFARFDESPTKKVKIGNNFVKEYWGEGSNRARNWQRYDTGGKSSLVFEEGVDSYVPYAGSLRENMDRTLSKIKSTMCNCGSLSISELQQKARITVISATSLVEGGAHDVILKESSMAAE; encoded by the coding sequence GTGGCTTTTTATTACACAGAACCATCTCGGACGTTTAATGAGTTTTTGCTGTTGCCAAATCTCACCACAAAAGAATGCACACCGAATAATGTAGACTTATCCACTCCGATTACTAAGTATAAAAAAGGTGAAAAGCCTGCCATCTCACTAAACATACCGTTCTCATCCGCAGTCATGCAAGCAGTTTCCGACCATCATATGGCGGTCGCATTGGCTAGATGTGGCGGTATTTCGTTTATTTTTGGCTCCCAATCCATCGAGAGCCAAGCGACCATGGTTCGCAAAGCAAAGGGCTACAAGGCTGGTTTCGTCGTTAGCCGCTCCAACCTGACACCAAGCCATACGCTGAAAGACATTTTGGAATTGAAAGAGGCGACAGGCCACTCCACCGTTGCCATTACGGAAGACGGTACGGCAAAAGGCAAGCTGCTCGGAATCGTAACGGGTCGCGACTATCGCATCAGCCGTGACTCTCAGGACAAACTCGTCAGCGACATCATGACACCATTCTCGAAGCTGATCTATGGCAAATCCGGCATCACGCTTTCCGAAGCCAACGACCTGATCTGGGAGCACAAGCTCAACTGCTTGCCAATCGTCGACGAAAATCAAAATCTCGACTTCCTTGTTTTCCGCAAGGACTACGATTCCCGCAAAAACAATCCACTGTCCCTCTTGGACGCGAACAAGAGCTATATCGTAGGTGCCGGTATCAATACAAAGGACTACAAAGAGCGCGTCCCTGCGTTGGTGGAAGCAGGCGTTGATATTCTGGTCATCGACTCCTCCGACGGCTTCAGCGAATGGCAGCGTGAGACGGTTCAATATGTAAAAGAAAACTTCAATGTTCCGATCGGTGCAGGGAACGTCGTCGATAAGGAAGGCTTCCGCTACCTCGTGGAATCTGGCGCAGATTTCATTAAAGTAGGGATTGGCGGCGGCTCCATCTGCATTACCCGCGAACAAAAGGGAATCGGACGTGGCCAAGCCTCTTCCCTGATTGAAGTGGCAGCAGCTCGCGACGAATACTTCAAGGAAACAGGCATTTACGTTCCACTCTGTTCCGATGGCGGAATCGTACACGACTACCACGTGACACTGGCTTTGGCTATGGGTGCAGACTTTGTCATGCTGGGCCGTTACTTCGCCCGCTTCGACGAAAGCCCGACCAAAAAAGTGAAGATCGGCAACAACTTCGTGAAAGAATACTGGGGAGAAGGCTCCAACCGCGCTCGCAACTGGCAACGCTACGACACTGGTGGCAAAAGCAGTCTCGTCTTTGAAGAAGGCGTAGACTCTTACGTGCCATACGCGGGAAGCCTGCGCGAGAACATGGACCGTACCTTGAGCAAAATCAAATCGACCATGTGCAATTGCGGGTCGCTCTCCATCTCAGAGCTTCAGCAAAAAGCTCGGATCACCGTCATCTCTGCTACAAGCTTGGTAGAAGGCGGCGCACATGACGTAATCTTGAAAGAAAGCAGCATGGCTGCAGAGTAA
- a CDS encoding YerC/YecD family TrpR-related protein — protein MQLEKLKGKGLEQLFEAVLSLETMEECYQFFDDLCTVNEMQSLAQRLEVARMLRKGFTYNQIEAETGASTATISRVKRCLNYGNDGYQMALERIGK, from the coding sequence ATGCAATTGGAAAAATTAAAAGGAAAAGGGCTCGAGCAATTGTTTGAAGCTGTTCTTTCCCTGGAAACAATGGAAGAGTGCTATCAATTTTTTGACGATCTGTGCACAGTGAACGAAATGCAGTCGCTCGCACAGCGCCTGGAAGTGGCGAGAATGCTCCGTAAAGGCTTTACTTACAATCAAATTGAAGCAGAGACCGGCGCAAGTACGGCGACTATTTCCCGCGTCAAACGCTGTTTGAACTATGGAAATGACGGATACCAGATGGCGCTTGAGCGGATCGGAAAATAG